The following proteins are co-located in the Fructilactobacillus carniphilus genome:
- a CDS encoding magnesium transporter CorA family protein — MIKTDKINQNIDWVQITDCLPVEKKTLKQEYHLTTEMLYYALDHHERPRMEYYDDEQILLIIFDVAEPTRFNGDIAAEPIGLIIHGNTLFTFTANQTNFVNPLIRSVVDKLPQLQRDNASPLDIVLKTMYQLAIQYFDYINHINSIRTSIQRNLRGRTNKAAINQLLNLQTDLVYFLTSLSANNDMLTMFKRKLGKTLSDDDNDALDDVIVEIQQGLSMAQMANQAAQQVAGAYSNLLDSNLNTTMKFLTVFSIVLTVPNIVFGFYGENVKLPFMDSPLAWQITIVITVIFVVVVLLIMRFSDFFNR, encoded by the coding sequence ATGATTAAAACGGACAAAATTAATCAAAACATCGACTGGGTGCAGATCACTGATTGTCTTCCCGTCGAGAAAAAAACGTTAAAGCAAGAATATCATCTCACGACTGAAATGCTGTATTACGCGCTGGACCACCACGAACGGCCCCGGATGGAGTACTATGACGACGAACAAATTCTCTTAATTATCTTTGACGTAGCCGAACCAACGCGATTCAACGGTGATATTGCGGCCGAACCAATTGGCTTGATTATCCACGGTAACACCTTGTTTACCTTCACGGCCAACCAAACCAACTTTGTGAACCCTCTGATTCGCTCCGTCGTGGACAAACTGCCTCAGCTACAGCGGGACAACGCCTCTCCGTTAGACATTGTGCTGAAAACGATGTATCAGCTCGCGATTCAATACTTTGATTACATCAATCACATTAACAGTATTCGAACCAGCATCCAACGAAACTTACGCGGACGCACTAATAAAGCAGCGATTAACCAGTTGCTAAACTTGCAGACTGATTTGGTTTACTTCTTAACCTCGCTGTCGGCTAACAACGATATGTTGACCATGTTTAAACGCAAGTTAGGTAAAACGCTATCTGATGACGATAACGATGCCCTTGATGACGTCATCGTCGAAATCCAACAGGGGCTTTCCATGGCACAAATGGCTAATCAAGCCGCGCAACAGGTAGCGGGCGCCTACTCAAACCTGCTAGACAGTAACCTAAATACGACCATGAAGTTTTTGACCGTCTTCTCGATTGTCCTGACGGTTCCGAACATTGTCTTTGGTTTTTACGGGGAAAACGTCAAACTGCCATTCATGGATAGTCCCCTGGCCTGGCAAATCACCATTGTGATTACGGTCATTTTTGTCGTGGTGGTACTACTCATTATGCGCTTCAGTGACTTCTTTAACCGCTAA
- the nhaC gene encoding Na+/H+ antiporter NhaC — protein MQTEKQPRLLEAVFILLGMLVVMGVGIIGFHLTPVVPILTVIFVLMIWGKVRGFSWDEIQAGIVVGVRNGIIPLFIFLLIGSLIGVWIMAGVIPTLMVYGFHILSVRWFLPSVFLMCAFVGCFIGSAFTIISTVGIASMGIGVTMGLDPAMIAGAIVSGAVFSDKMSPLSATTNLASAIAGDDLYSHIKNMLWSTVPAFIISLILFTVLGNHHQAASLTKITQTTHILTSNFPVSVWMLLPVVLLLICAWTKIPTIPTLFINITVTIIMTLFTPHHPSFAKVADVMENGFTIKTSSAEVNQILNRGGISSMTGTMTLIILALALGGLLIKLGIIDVVMTRFSQHIHSDGMLVLSTVLAAIGVNLFIGEQYLSVVLPGTAFKADFKKAHLAPEALGRALEDGGAVINYLVPWGVAGVFVANTLNVPTLSYLPFVFFSLLCPVFSVLSGFTGIGLKRAQQ, from the coding sequence ATGCAAACAGAGAAGCAACCACGGCTCCTAGAAGCCGTTTTCATTTTGCTGGGAATGCTCGTCGTCATGGGAGTCGGAATTATTGGCTTCCATTTGACCCCCGTCGTTCCCATTTTAACCGTGATTTTTGTTTTGATGATTTGGGGAAAAGTGCGCGGCTTTTCCTGGGATGAGATTCAAGCGGGAATTGTGGTTGGAGTTCGTAACGGGATTATCCCGTTATTTATTTTTCTATTAATTGGAAGTTTAATCGGAGTTTGGATCATGGCGGGGGTCATTCCGACCCTGATGGTTTACGGTTTTCACATTCTGAGCGTCCGGTGGTTCTTACCGTCGGTCTTTCTGATGTGTGCCTTCGTGGGCTGTTTCATCGGAAGTGCCTTTACAATTATTTCCACGGTCGGAATTGCTTCCATGGGAATTGGGGTCACAATGGGTCTAGATCCCGCTATGATTGCTGGAGCTATCGTTTCAGGAGCCGTGTTCAGTGATAAGATGTCGCCGCTATCTGCCACCACCAACCTGGCATCTGCGATTGCCGGCGATGATCTGTACAGCCACATTAAGAACATGCTGTGGTCGACGGTGCCCGCTTTCATAATTTCGTTAATCCTGTTTACGGTTTTAGGTAATCATCACCAGGCAGCCAGTTTAACCAAGATTACTCAAACCACTCACATTTTAACCAGTAACTTTCCGGTTTCAGTGTGGATGTTATTACCGGTGGTTCTGCTGTTAATCTGCGCCTGGACTAAAATTCCTACCATTCCCACTTTGTTCATTAACATTACCGTTACCATCATCATGACGTTGTTTACACCCCATCACCCATCGTTTGCCAAAGTTGCCGACGTGATGGAAAATGGTTTTACAATTAAAACGAGCAGTGCCGAAGTGAACCAAATCCTTAATCGGGGCGGAATTAGTTCGATGACGGGAACGATGACATTGATTATCCTGGCCCTAGCCCTGGGGGGATTATTAATTAAGTTAGGCATCATTGACGTCGTGATGACTCGCTTCTCCCAGCACATTCACTCAGATGGAATGTTAGTGTTAAGTACCGTATTAGCTGCCATCGGGGTCAACCTGTTTATTGGAGAACAATACTTATCGGTGGTACTGCCTGGAACGGCCTTTAAGGCGGACTTTAAAAAGGCCCATTTGGCTCCTGAAGCGCTCGGAAGGGCGTTAGAAGATGGTGGCGCCGTCATTAATTACTTGGTTCCGTGGGGAGTCGCCGGGGTGTTCGTTGCCAATACTTTGAACGTCCCAACCCTTAGTTACCTTCCATTTGTTTTCTTTAGTTTACTTTGTCCAGTCTTCTCAGTCCTAAGCGGATTTACGGGAATTGGACTCAAACGAGCTCAGCAATAA
- the trxA gene encoding thioredoxin — protein sequence MAVELNQVNFTAEVQGPMTLVDFWAPWCGPCKTMDPVLAQLEREFSGRVKFAKLNVDQNQELAQQYQVLGLPSYVLFVNGTGVEKVTGVYSKEKLAHYLNRKLAAN from the coding sequence ATGGCAGTGGAGCTCAATCAAGTTAATTTTACGGCGGAAGTCCAAGGACCCATGACCTTAGTCGACTTTTGGGCTCCGTGGTGTGGACCGTGTAAAACGATGGACCCGGTATTAGCGCAACTAGAACGAGAATTTAGCGGGCGGGTAAAGTTCGCTAAGTTAAACGTCGATCAGAACCAGGAGCTGGCCCAGCAGTATCAAGTCTTAGGCCTCCCTAGTTATGTATTATTTGTGAATGGAACCGGAGTCGAAAAGGTAACCGGGGTTTATTCTAAGGAAAAATTAGCACATTATTTAAATCGGAAGTTAGCAGCAAATTAG
- the tyrS gene encoding tyrosine--tRNA ligase — translation MNIIEDLQWRGEINQQTDAEGLAKTINEHPIALYCGVDPTADSMHIGHLLPFMIMERFARAGHHPYIVIGGATGSIGDPSGRKTERQLQTKEQVQKNVAALTAQMTKLFGDAPNTHIVNNYDWTKDMTLLDFLRDYGKLFNVNTMLNKEVVASRLSQGISFTEFTYQILQAYDFFHLHEKYDVQLEIGGADQWGNITAGIDLIHKLRGADTKVYGLTIPLMLKSDGTKFGKSAGGAVWLDPKKTSPYEFYQFWFNQDDRDVIKCLKYFTFLDQVEIDKLANQVKDEPWKRAAQRRLAEEVTKFVHGPEAVENVERISQLLFTGNVQELSTEEVGQVFNNVPTTEITAGPHNVIDLLLEMGVDSSKRQAREDVQNGAITVNGTKITDVNATIDPAANFDGQYVIVRRGKKKHFLARVNN, via the coding sequence ATGAATATCATTGAAGATTTACAGTGGCGGGGTGAAATAAATCAGCAAACCGACGCTGAAGGTTTAGCAAAAACGATTAACGAACATCCCATTGCCCTCTACTGTGGGGTTGATCCCACTGCGGACAGTATGCACATCGGGCACTTACTTCCCTTCATGATTATGGAACGATTTGCTCGAGCTGGACACCATCCCTACATCGTAATTGGTGGGGCCACTGGTTCCATCGGTGATCCCAGCGGTCGTAAAACGGAACGCCAATTACAAACTAAAGAACAAGTCCAAAAAAACGTCGCAGCATTAACCGCGCAGATGACAAAGTTATTTGGCGATGCTCCCAACACGCACATCGTCAATAACTACGATTGGACCAAGGACATGACCCTGCTCGACTTTTTGCGCGACTACGGAAAGCTCTTTAACGTCAACACCATGTTAAATAAGGAAGTCGTCGCTAGTCGGTTGTCACAAGGGATTTCCTTTACCGAGTTTACGTACCAAATCCTGCAAGCCTACGATTTCTTCCACCTGCACGAGAAATACGACGTGCAACTTGAAATTGGTGGCGCAGATCAGTGGGGAAACATTACCGCCGGAATTGATTTAATCCACAAGTTACGCGGAGCAGACACTAAGGTCTACGGCCTCACGATTCCATTGATGTTAAAGTCTGACGGAACTAAGTTCGGAAAATCAGCCGGTGGCGCGGTTTGGCTCGACCCGAAGAAGACCTCACCCTACGAATTTTACCAGTTCTGGTTTAACCAGGATGACCGTGACGTCATTAAGTGTTTGAAGTACTTCACCTTCTTGGATCAGGTTGAGATTGACAAATTAGCCAACCAGGTTAAGGACGAACCGTGGAAACGGGCTGCGCAACGCCGTTTAGCTGAAGAAGTAACCAAGTTTGTGCATGGACCAGAAGCAGTTGAAAATGTTGAACGAATTTCCCAGCTGCTCTTCACTGGTAACGTGCAAGAATTAAGTACTGAAGAAGTCGGCCAAGTTTTCAACAACGTTCCCACCACGGAAATCACCGCTGGTCCTCATAACGTGATCGACCTCTTGCTGGAGATGGGCGTCGATAGTTCCAAACGCCAGGCTCGCGAAGACGTCCAAAACGGCGCCATTACGGTTAACGGAACAAAGATTACGGACGTGAACGCTACAATTGACCCGGCCGCAAACTTTGACGGACAGTACGTGATTGTCCGGCGCGGTAAGAAGAAACACTTCCTAGCCCGGGTAAATAACTAA
- a CDS encoding xylulokinase produces MEKYLMGIDIGTSSTKGLLLTTTGKIIKQAKHSYGIKTPHAGWAEGNATDWLEAVTAVIQQLVQAINPDQLIGIGLDGLYGGSGVPVDKHNRVLGPALIWMDRRATQQVHEVYARVNPTELMQTTGNLADPYYGYLKIMWIKEHQPELYAQTARFLPPESYVIKELTGVESINYSAAGNLAGIFNINSDQWDSTLASQLGIDVAKLPTKLVEGTEVAGSILPEWAERLGVNAGTPIFNNGVDVGPATVGTGVFGPGSVTIAIGTSMNAALVTEQPLLNRNLIIWPYAYQPQKYYYNFAGANTAGAIVAWFTQEFVTEDSEQLDELSQSVPVGSNGLTVLPFFMGERSPLWDSSVRGTILGLSLKTSKLDLYNAFQEAIAFSVRQSIEQFGDQVGNSITVVGGVSNSTKMLHLIADVTGKTVKTTQSGGEADLGSAMLAGIGTRNLNPVTAQRWAQIDETVTPNETKHQLYDREYQKYRAAYQAVKPYYEKFKELD; encoded by the coding sequence ATGGAAAAATATCTAATGGGAATTGACATTGGGACTTCAAGTACCAAAGGATTACTTTTGACTACCACTGGCAAAATTATCAAACAGGCGAAGCATTCGTATGGAATTAAGACTCCGCACGCCGGCTGGGCAGAAGGGAATGCCACGGATTGGCTAGAAGCGGTAACAGCAGTCATTCAGCAACTTGTCCAAGCAATTAATCCTGACCAGTTAATTGGGATTGGTCTAGACGGTCTTTACGGCGGATCTGGAGTCCCAGTTGATAAGCATAATCGGGTTTTAGGTCCTGCTTTGATTTGGATGGATCGCCGGGCAACCCAACAGGTTCATGAAGTTTACGCTCGTGTAAATCCAACGGAACTAATGCAAACCACCGGGAATTTAGCCGACCCATACTATGGATATCTTAAAATTATGTGGATTAAAGAACATCAACCGGAGTTATACGCGCAAACCGCTCGCTTTTTACCACCAGAATCGTATGTGATTAAGGAACTCACTGGTGTAGAGAGCATCAACTACTCGGCCGCTGGTAATTTAGCAGGGATTTTTAACATTAATTCGGACCAGTGGGATTCTACCTTAGCGAGTCAGTTAGGAATTGATGTGGCCAAATTACCCACCAAGTTAGTGGAAGGTACAGAAGTGGCAGGTTCGATTTTACCAGAGTGGGCAGAACGACTAGGAGTGAATGCTGGGACCCCAATCTTTAATAACGGGGTCGATGTTGGACCTGCCACGGTGGGAACTGGTGTCTTTGGACCTGGCTCGGTCACGATTGCGATTGGAACGTCTATGAATGCGGCCCTTGTGACCGAACAACCACTTTTAAACCGAAATCTGATCATTTGGCCGTACGCCTACCAGCCCCAGAAATATTATTACAACTTTGCGGGAGCTAATACGGCGGGAGCCATTGTGGCCTGGTTTACTCAGGAATTTGTGACGGAAGACTCAGAGCAATTAGACGAACTAAGTCAGTCAGTTCCAGTTGGGAGTAACGGACTGACCGTGTTACCGTTTTTCATGGGTGAAAGAAGCCCGTTGTGGGATTCAAGCGTGAGAGGAACGATTTTGGGGCTTTCCTTAAAGACTTCGAAGCTTGATCTATACAATGCTTTTCAAGAAGCCATCGCTTTTTCGGTACGCCAAAGCATTGAACAATTTGGGGATCAAGTTGGAAATTCCATCACGGTGGTCGGTGGAGTTAGTAACTCGACCAAAATGCTACATTTAATTGCAGACGTCACCGGTAAAACGGTGAAAACGACTCAATCGGGAGGAGAAGCAGACTTGGGGAGTGCTATGTTGGCAGGGATCGGAACACGAAACTTAAATCCAGTCACTGCCCAACGATGGGCGCAAATTGATGAAACGGTTACGCCTAATGAGACAAAGCATCAGTTATATGATCGGGAGTATCAAAAGTATCGGGCTGCTTATCAAGCCGTAAAGCCATATTACGAAAAATTTAAGGAGCTAGATTAA
- a CDS encoding MerR family transcriptional regulator: MVDQVDHAAFYKTCNEDNYIFRIGEVSKMTNVSPRQLRYWEQKGYIHSERNEKMASRVFNHENFMMVKLIKFYLDQDHSLSTAFEKAQHHMQIVRSTYAFILKMHHGLVQKDGHQMIDMGYFDKEHTKRLYGYLDENQEIVYTVSDVDDAHQSAE, translated from the coding sequence TTGGTAGATCAAGTAGATCACGCCGCTTTTTATAAGACATGTAACGAAGATAATTACATTTTTCGCATCGGGGAAGTTAGTAAAATGACGAACGTTTCCCCCCGCCAGTTACGCTACTGGGAACAAAAAGGCTACATTCACAGTGAACGAAACGAAAAGATGGCGTCACGGGTGTTTAACCATGAAAACTTCATGATGGTTAAGTTGATTAAATTTTACTTAGATCAAGATCATTCGTTGAGTACGGCCTTTGAAAAAGCTCAACACCACATGCAAATTGTGCGGTCGACCTACGCCTTCATTTTAAAAATGCACCATGGCCTAGTTCAAAAAGACGGGCACCAAATGATTGACATGGGTTACTTTGATAAAGAGCATACGAAACGCCTCTACGGCTATCTTGACGAAAATCAAGAGATCGTCTACACGGTTAGTGATGTTGATGATGCTCATCAATCAGCAGAATAG
- a CDS encoding HIT family protein, translated as MKDWQTQRIIAAQRGENPMVMAETEGGYAAFGDVQFLPGYSVLLPKHEVSSLNDLSTAERNAFLMAMTELGDALLAVCHPYRINYDILGNTDQFLHAHVFPRYQSERIERRLKPVWLYPASNRSLPTNEYQPDRDDPIRKRITEWLLQHGWH; from the coding sequence ATGAAGGATTGGCAAACCCAACGAATTATTGCGGCGCAACGAGGAGAAAATCCCATGGTAATGGCAGAAACTGAAGGTGGATATGCAGCCTTTGGCGACGTGCAATTTTTACCTGGTTATTCAGTGCTTCTCCCCAAACACGAAGTTAGTAGTTTAAATGATTTGAGCACGGCAGAACGGAATGCCTTTTTAATGGCGATGACGGAATTAGGCGATGCCTTATTAGCAGTTTGTCATCCCTACCGAATTAATTATGATATTTTGGGAAACACCGATCAGTTTTTACATGCCCATGTGTTTCCACGCTATCAAAGTGAACGGATTGAGCGAAGACTAAAACCAGTTTGGCTGTATCCAGCTAGTAACCGGAGTTTACCAACAAATGAATATCAACCGGATCGTGATGACCCGATTAGAAAGCGAATCACAGAATGGTTGTTGCAACACGGTTGGCATTAG
- a CDS encoding LysM peptidoglycan-binding domain-containing protein, producing MKLKGLKSIAAVAAVSAGVLLAGASQADASTKITVQSGDTLSQLAQTYGVSVDSLQKANNIKDINRIYVGEVFVVGDNGNVKVASATSEAAKTATPAQPVAAQANDNEQAAAKPATQASQPASQSQAVQAQAPVAQATPAAQPAAQTSQAAAQPATSNNNAAVENDGSLDSIAAVESGGSYTARNGQYIGKYQLSSSYLNGDYSPANQERVARQYAISRYGSVANAVAYRNSHNYW from the coding sequence ATGAAGTTAAAAGGTCTTAAGTCCATTGCCGCAGTTGCAGCCGTATCAGCCGGAGTTTTATTAGCTGGTGCTTCTCAAGCTGACGCTTCCACTAAGATCACTGTTCAATCCGGTGATACGCTTTCACAATTAGCTCAAACTTACGGAGTGTCCGTTGATAGCTTACAAAAAGCTAACAACATCAAAGATATTAACCGGATTTATGTTGGTGAAGTTTTTGTTGTTGGTGATAACGGAAACGTTAAGGTTGCTAGCGCAACGAGTGAAGCAGCTAAGACTGCTACTCCTGCTCAACCAGTTGCAGCCCAAGCTAACGACAACGAACAAGCTGCTGCTAAGCCAGCTACTCAAGCTAGCCAACCAGCTTCACAATCACAAGCTGTTCAAGCTCAAGCACCAGTTGCTCAAGCAACTCCTGCCGCACAACCAGCTGCCCAAACTAGCCAAGCTGCTGCACAACCAGCTACTTCAAACAACAACGCCGCTGTTGAAAATGATGGTTCATTAGATTCTATCGCTGCCGTTGAATCAGGTGGTTCATACACGGCCCGGAACGGTCAATACATTGGTAAATACCAATTATCTTCTTCATACTTAAACGGTGACTACTCACCAGCTAACCAAGAACGCGTTGCTCGTCAATACGCAATTAGTCGTTACGGTTCAGTTGCGAACGCCGTTGCTTACCGGAACTCACACAACTACTGGTAA
- a CDS encoding glycoside hydrolase family 73 protein: MRQKPEKSERSSLWYPLIAFLIVAGVCLAIYGTYKVRQHINYQRMIAAQKKYDEENNPVLKHERKFIKQVADPSVKLYKQDHKVLPSIVIAQAILESNWGKSKLYTEANNPFGIKGTYNGNYIMYETGEYINHKHITEKAQFRKYPDLQSAIEDHNQALYEKFLKRNDKITDYREEAKLLQKNTYATDPDYANKLIRVIKAHNLQKYDQEAMR, from the coding sequence ATGAGACAAAAACCAGAGAAATCAGAACGAAGCAGTTTGTGGTATCCATTGATTGCTTTTTTAATTGTTGCCGGAGTGTGCTTAGCAATCTACGGGACCTATAAAGTTCGGCAACACATTAACTATCAACGGATGATTGCGGCCCAAAAGAAGTATGACGAAGAAAATAATCCAGTGTTAAAGCACGAACGTAAGTTTATCAAGCAGGTAGCTGACCCGTCAGTGAAACTGTATAAGCAGGATCATAAGGTTTTACCCAGCATCGTGATTGCCCAGGCCATTTTGGAATCAAACTGGGGGAAGTCGAAGCTATACACGGAAGCCAATAATCCGTTCGGAATTAAAGGAACCTATAACGGAAACTATATTATGTACGAAACTGGGGAATACATTAATCACAAGCACATTACCGAAAAGGCCCAATTCCGGAAATACCCTGACTTGCAGTCTGCAATTGAAGACCACAACCAAGCGTTGTACGAGAAGTTTTTAAAACGTAACGATAAAATTACTGATTATCGTGAAGAAGCAAAACTGTTACAAAAGAATACCTATGCAACTGATCCGGACTATGCTAATAAGTTGATTCGGGTAATTAAGGCCCACAACTTACAAAAGTATGATCAGGAAGCAATGAGGTAA
- a CDS encoding TerC family protein gives MALLEKLYGPFFDLHNWETVLTSGNDWLIIFSLVVLECVMSVDNAIVLATQTQVLPTKKLQEESLFYGLWGAYIFRFLVIGAGVYLIHFWEIKVVGAIYLIYLSVKYFFPRRSKSGKKRTVRAFGDPHSRKFFWWVVIQIEFMDILFSIDSVLASLAVSNNPVVVLIGGMVGILAMRGIAEVIMKIMKRIPELKTMAYVLVFMIGVKLLLSIPAIDIEIPATWFGIFVIAAIAVTLIIHFIRQRRNSNGSGAQSS, from the coding sequence CTGGCACTACTAGAAAAACTGTACGGCCCGTTTTTCGATTTACACAATTGGGAAACGGTTTTAACTTCGGGAAATGACTGGTTAATCATCTTTTCCCTAGTAGTTTTAGAGTGTGTGATGTCGGTTGATAATGCGATTGTCCTCGCGACCCAAACCCAGGTATTACCCACGAAGAAGTTACAGGAAGAATCCCTGTTTTACGGACTGTGGGGGGCCTATATCTTTCGTTTCCTGGTAATTGGAGCCGGGGTGTACCTAATTCATTTTTGGGAAATTAAGGTCGTGGGTGCGATTTATTTAATCTACCTCTCGGTCAAATATTTTTTTCCACGGCGGTCTAAATCAGGGAAAAAGCGGACTGTCAGAGCATTTGGTGATCCCCATAGTCGCAAGTTTTTCTGGTGGGTTGTTATTCAAATCGAATTTATGGATATCCTGTTTTCGATTGATTCTGTATTGGCCTCCCTCGCTGTCTCTAATAATCCGGTCGTGGTGTTAATTGGAGGAATGGTCGGGATCTTAGCCATGCGGGGAATTGCCGAAGTTATTATGAAGATTATGAAACGAATTCCGGAGTTGAAAACGATGGCGTACGTGCTGGTCTTCATGATTGGAGTGAAGTTACTTCTTTCGATTCCCGCGATTGACATTGAAATTCCGGCTACCTGGTTTGGAATCTTTGTGATTGCCGCGATTGCAGTCACGCTTATCATTCATTTTATCCGACAAAGGAGGAACTCTAATGGCAGTGGAGCTCAATCAAGTTAA
- a CDS encoding APC family permease translates to MAEQKLKRSIGPFTALAMVMGTVIGGGVFFKIASVTAVTHSISLTLLAWVVAGILTICGGLTVAELGAAIPETGGSVQYMRHTYGPLSGFLLGWSEMLIYVPANMAALAIIFATQVVILLHLATSLVVPIAIVVVVTITGLNLLGAKVGGTVQSLTLIFKLIPVFLIVIVGLFMPGHVDVTFFPVTPTDHSNVITAFSGGLLATMFAYEGWINVGDIAGEMKNPKRDIPKAVVLGLTFIMIIYVLVNWVFLKNMPISQIAGNPNTAAEVAGKLFGNLGGKLVTIGILVSVFGTINGYTMTGARIPYALAKQDLLPFSNLFQRLNRAAAPFVASLFILLIAIIMICLGSFDLLTDMLVFVMWIFNCLLFLAVFILRKKEPLLERPYRVLWYPLVPAVAILGGLFIVVTTLINQPGLAFAGLGITVIGVPVYYLHRYTTRKKAQQ, encoded by the coding sequence ATGGCAGAACAAAAATTAAAGCGGAGCATTGGGCCCTTTACCGCACTAGCGATGGTGATGGGGACCGTGATTGGGGGCGGAGTCTTCTTTAAGATTGCCAGTGTGACGGCCGTAACCCATTCCATTAGTTTGACCCTGTTAGCCTGGGTGGTCGCCGGAATTTTAACCATTTGCGGGGGATTGACGGTTGCTGAACTAGGAGCCGCCATTCCAGAAACTGGTGGTAGTGTACAATACATGCGTCATACCTATGGTCCTTTGAGTGGATTCTTACTAGGTTGGTCGGAAATGTTGATTTACGTGCCTGCCAACATGGCTGCGTTGGCAATTATTTTTGCCACCCAAGTAGTGATTTTATTGCACCTGGCAACGTCGTTAGTGGTGCCAATTGCGATTGTAGTTGTAGTGACAATTACCGGCTTAAACTTATTAGGGGCAAAAGTGGGTGGAACAGTGCAATCGTTAACCCTGATTTTTAAACTGATTCCGGTTTTCTTAATTGTGATTGTTGGATTATTCATGCCTGGTCACGTGGATGTAACCTTCTTTCCGGTTACCCCAACTGACCACTCGAACGTGATTACCGCCTTTTCAGGAGGACTGTTAGCTACTATGTTCGCCTACGAAGGTTGGATCAACGTGGGAGACATTGCGGGTGAAATGAAGAACCCCAAACGGGATATTCCCAAGGCTGTGGTGTTGGGATTAACCTTTATCATGATCATTTATGTATTGGTAAACTGGGTCTTCTTGAAAAACATGCCGATTAGTCAAATCGCCGGGAACCCGAACACGGCTGCCGAAGTAGCGGGCAAACTGTTTGGAAACCTCGGAGGTAAGTTAGTTACGATTGGAATCTTGGTTTCGGTGTTTGGGACCATCAATGGTTACACCATGACGGGAGCTCGGATTCCTTACGCCTTAGCCAAACAAGATTTATTACCGTTTAGTAACCTATTCCAACGCTTAAACCGGGCAGCGGCACCATTTGTAGCCAGCTTGTTTATTTTGTTGATTGCCATCATTATGATTTGCTTAGGCAGCTTTGACTTGCTGACTGACATGTTGGTGTTTGTAATGTGGATCTTTAACTGCTTGCTATTCCTGGCCGTTTTCATCCTTAGAAAGAAAGAACCGCTTTTGGAACGGCCGTACCGGGTGCTTTGGTACCCACTCGTTCCCGCCGTTGCCATCTTAGGTGGACTCTTCATCGTGGTAACAACGTTAATTAACCAACCCGGCTTAGCCTTTGCTGGGTTAGGCATTACCGTAATTGGCGTGCCAGTTTACTACCTGCACCGTTACACGACGCGGAAAAAAGCCCAACAATAA
- a CDS encoding histidine phosphatase family protein yields the protein MAKFTLYLVRHGQTYYNVFNKLQGWSNSPLTQQGIDDAVATGKRLKDIKFKAAYCSDLTRAQKTMSLLFDQNETFNSITPIVSPFFREEFYGYFEGLNMDEVWYQAGAPHGAKTFAEIIDQYDMNVAKDFLKQADPFHMAENAEEYWHRLQQGLDLITSNPNVEDGDSVLLVSHGNTLLSLVDRFSQPGQFDLRTRPANGSITKLAVDGDQLTVTDYNK from the coding sequence ATGGCCAAATTTACATTATACTTAGTACGCCACGGACAAACGTACTATAACGTCTTCAATAAGTTGCAGGGATGGAGTAATTCGCCCCTAACCCAGCAGGGAATTGATGACGCCGTGGCCACCGGAAAACGGCTCAAGGACATTAAGTTTAAAGCTGCTTACTGTAGTGATTTAACGCGAGCCCAGAAAACGATGTCGTTACTGTTTGACCAAAACGAAACCTTTAATTCAATTACGCCAATTGTGTCGCCATTTTTCCGGGAGGAATTTTACGGCTACTTTGAAGGCCTGAATATGGACGAAGTTTGGTACCAAGCTGGGGCACCCCACGGAGCCAAAACTTTTGCTGAAATTATTGACCAGTACGATATGAACGTGGCCAAGGATTTCTTAAAACAAGCTGATCCGTTTCACATGGCGGAAAATGCCGAGGAATACTGGCATCGTCTACAACAAGGGTTAGATTTAATTACCAGTAATCCCAACGTTGAGGATGGAGATAGCGTGTTGCTCGTAAGTCACGGAAATACGTTGTTAAGCTTGGTCGATCGCTTTTCACAACCAGGTCAGTTTGACCTGCGCACGCGACCAGCGAATGGTAGCATTACGAAACTAGCCGTCGACGGCGACCAGCTGACGGTAACAGACTATAACAAGTAG